The following nucleotide sequence is from Oncorhynchus clarkii lewisi isolate Uvic-CL-2024 chromosome 6, UVic_Ocla_1.0, whole genome shotgun sequence.
AGAAGTACGCCATCCTAACCTCTGATCCGGAAGCAGAAGTACGCCATCCTAACCTCTGATCCGGAAGCCAAAGTACGCCATCCTAACCTCTGATCCCGAAGCAGAAGTATGCCATCCTAACCTCTGATCCGGAAGCAGAAGTACGCCATCCTAACCTCTGATCCGGAAGCAGAAGTACGCCATCCTAACCTCTGGTTCAGGTGGGATGAAGTTGCCCTTAAAGCATAGACACTGATTTAATGTCACTTTTGTGTTTTCCTCCCCaaatggttatggttaggatctGGAGATGCTAAGCGGATCCAGAGGTGTACACGGGTAACTTCTACCCAGGAAGGAAAGCACTCACTTGGTTGGTTTGAATGGATAGTGTACATTGTGTAGCTTTATGTGGACTAAATCTTGTGTTAGATGTCTGGTAGGGCTTTTGTTGAAACAGCAGTTTACATTGCAGAAGTCTCAGCAGCAAGCCAGATGCTGTAGTCTTGCATTCATTCCGCCTATGGAGTGCATAGTGGAGGGAGGCCGCAGTGTCTGTTGTGCCACAGGTAACCTATTAATCAATCAAACACTTTGCCTTATTGTAATGTTATGTATCATTAGACATGATGCAGAGGGCATCCTAGGAAGGTGTTTTCATACACCAAGATATTTTgtttgttctctgttctgtttaaATGAACTCCTGGTTAATTTTGAAATGAGCACCACTTTTATGATCTTTTCATATCATCTGAGGAATGTTTATACCAGATGTCATGTTTTTATCTGTTGCATAACAGTTTTTATGGTGAAATACCAGCTATtatggcagccattttgaatgTTCACAATAACTCACCTTCCTTGTTAAGTTTCAAACGGGCAGACCTTCTGGGATGTTTTCAGATCCCCTGAGGAATTGTTGTACCAAATGTCATGCTTATATCTGcttcaaaatgttgttttttttttttttaaggtccCAGACTATTAGGGTATTTCAAGTGTTATAAAAGCTGAACGACAAGCGTAGCAAGGAAAAGCTGTATTTAAGTGACATGTTGAAACCTTTCACATGGACCATGTTCTTCAGGCTGGGCTCAACTGAatgttaaacaaaacaaattatTCATCAGAGTCAAAACTACAATCTGGAATTTGTTTTTCAGCAAAACATCCCCTCTCAATttcatcaaatatatattttcctgTTTTCAAACActgttgtacatgtgtgaaatcaTATTTTTGTATTTAGCAATACTGAAATATATTGTTATGCTGATTATGTTACAAGTGATTACAAAACTAGAATTAAGCATCGACACAGCTGGACTGAAGCATGGCTTATGTTATGGCTTAAATTCAGAATGAGAACGCTAATACAAGATGGTTGGAATTCACACTGCTCAGACTCAGATTATTCAAATCATCACAATGGATAGCacatctttttttgttgttgttgctatagtCCTTCACTTAAAGAGCAGTTCTGAAGAGTATCTAACCCTTAAAATGCCAGTTTGTTTGTCCACAAAAACTCTACATaaatgcgcgcgtgtgtgtgtgtgtgtgtgtgtgcgtgtgtgcgtgcgcagtACAATGGAAAAAGAACGAGCCAGAAATACATCCATAAAATGTCCTTTATTTTTGTTCCCACAAAGAAATGTCTACAAAAGCGATAAAATATAGAATTTAACAAAACTCACTTCAGACCTTGACTTGTTTATTTACATCTCgaaggaggagacactgagataCCTCAGGACAACTCAGAACTTTGACACAACTGGATCATCAAAGCTCTTAATTtatgacacacgcacacacacgcacacgcacacacacacaggtctacaTGTGAGCTTCGGGGACATAAAGCTGTGTCAAAGTTCCGATGTTCGAGCCGACTCACGAAGTGAAAaatgcaaacaaacaaacaaacaattcaatGTAATCAAATACACACTTGCCTCAAAATTCCCCTTTTTGATTGGTTCTCAAGTAAACTCACACAGTAAAGAAACTATTTCCCATTTCACTAATCCAGCAACCTCCTCTCTAACTATGGCACTTGAAAAAACTTTTATGTTTTAGTTAGTCCGTTTAAAAAAGTGTTTGTACCCCAAGTACCTTTTTTAAGGGTTTTGGTCACAGTTGCTGCACTTACTGTACTTGACTTTCTCATCATGGGACGCAAGGACATTCTAATGAATAAATTAAACATGTTTAACACTACTCCAGTTGCACGCATGTATAATGCATTAAGAAAGTTTATAAAGCGCAATAGAGTAAAGAACCTACTCTTTGTTCATTCACTCTCTTTCAGCCtccatctccacacacacacacacaggttctcTAAGGAGATGTTTTTGACTAAGTATATGAAATGTTTTTGACCAAGTCTATAAAATGTCAGTGCACTTTGTGGTCTCGTTAGGGTACCACCTTTTGCCTGTGCTCTGTGGTGTCTCTGTTGATGGAGTAAAAGGTGCATGATGCGTTCAGTCCCTCACGCTgaacacaatactccataacattcAGAATAAAAAATATCCCCGACCCCTGACCCACAGCATCGCATGAGAAAACCTAAAAGCCCCCATGTTTCATTGCCATGAAACAGCATGCAAAGATAACAGAACAACAATAGACtaatagtattatagtagtaataatagcaataacaacaataataataatagtaataaaattaaaataattgTACAATGCAAACATGACAGTAGTAAATGCTTTCCAGTTATTATTGCTACAGTACCTTACAGTGTTTATTTGTCACTCAGATTACCAACCCCACCCTAAACCCCTGATTCACAGTCTTGCAGGGGAAAATAAAAACAAAGTTGGGTTGAATTCACTGTCCTAAAGGCATGGAATGGGTGGACGCCAGCTTAGTTATGATCTTCCTTCATTGTAAAACAACCAGTACATCTTGAACCGGGGTGGGTTTATGATTGCAGGAACATGATTTTCTGGGACTTTTGTAGAATAGGCTCTCCCCATTATATGGACTCAAAATGCATCCGGACAGTGAATTTATCCCCACACACAGATCCtatcacacgcagacacacacacacatccccccaaAGCCTTGTCTGGGTAGCTTCCTTCGCTGGGAGCCACCAGCGTATTTATATATCCAAAAAACGCTTACATTTTCAAAAATATTCAAACTCTTTTTATTCAAAGATAGAAAAAGAGTTGCTCCCTGAGAGAGATGCTGTGTAGTGCATCGAGACACAAGTGATTGTCTTTAACAAGCCACTGACCTCTAACTTCACACTCTGTATATGGAGGATGATAGTGTTCACAGCATATGGGAAGGGTTTGGGAAAGTGTAAGGGAATCCTTGAAGATCTTCAACATTAACATTTAAATTGAAGTGATTGTCTATCATAGTTTAGTGTTAAGATTGTTCAATGTATTGCAACTTTAAGTTGCAAAtgtttcagtgaaaaatatatattacccTGTTTTTTTAGGATCTGGAAAAGTGTTCTATAATAAGCAATGCAAGAACTACAGTCCCAGAGAGAACTATGTAGTGTGGAATAGGTTTCAAGTGTCAACTTGAATCTGAAAGATGAAACGTCTGAATAATGTCagtagagtggcgcagcggtctaaggcactgtatctcagtgcctTACAGACCCTACAATCCTCAAAatattttacagctgcaccatcgagagcatcctgacgggttgcgtcactgcctggtatggcaactgctcggcctccgtccgcaaggcactacagagggtagtgcatacggcccagtacatcaccggggccaagcttcctgacatccaggacctctataccagaggaatgtgtcagaggaaggccctaaaaatggtcaaagactccagccaccctagtcatagactgttctctctgctaccgcacggcaagtggtatcagagcgccaagtctagggccaaggggcttctaaacagcttctacccccaagccataacactcatgaacagctaatcaaatggctacccagactatttattacctatgcatagccactttaacaaccctacctgcatgtacataattatctcaattacctcgacaccggtgcccccacacgttgactctgtaccggtaccccctgtatatagcctccacattgactctgtactgataccccctgtatatagcctccacattgactctgtaccggtaccccctgtatatagcctccacattgactctgtaccggtaccccctgtatatagcctccacattgacacattgagaGGAAGAGGTTCATGAAGTGACTTGGTTTCTTATTCACTGACTAGGTATGCCCTCATGAAAAGACACTAAGACCAACACACTAGTTTTAGCTAGGTTGGTGGTGTGGTAAGAGGTGGGGGTGGGTGGTGTGGTAAGAGGTgggggtgtgtggtgtggtaaGAGGTGGGGTGGGTGGTGTGGTAAGAGGTGGGGGTGGGTGGTGTGGTAAGAGATGGGGGTGGGTGGTGTGGTAAGAGGTGGGGGTGGGTGGTGTGGTAagaggtggtggtgtgtggtgtggtaagAGGTGGGGTGGGTGGTGTGGTAAGATGTGGGGGGGGGTGGTGTGGTAAGAGGTGGTGGGTGGTGTGGTAAGAGGTgggggtgtgtggtgtggtaagaggtggtgggtggtgtggtaagaggtgggggtgtgtggtgtggtaaGAGGTGGGGGTGGGTGGTGTGGTAAGAGGTGGGGGTGGGTGGTGTGGTAAGAGGTGGTGGGTGGTGTGGTAagaggtggtggtgtgtggtgtggtaagAGGTGGGGGTGGGTGGTGTGGTAAGAGGTGGGGGTGGGTGGTGTGGTAAGAGGTGGTGGGTGGTGTGGTAAGAGGTGGTGGGTGGTGTGGTAAGAGGTgggggtgtgtggtgtggtaaGAGGTGGGGTGGGTGGTGTGGTAagaggtggtggtgtgtggtgtggtaagaggtgggggtgtgtggtgtggtaaGAGGTGGGGTGGGTGGTGTGGTAagaggtggtggtgtgtggtgtggtaagaggtgggggtgtgtggtgtggtaagaggtgggggtgtgtggtgtggtaagaggtgggggtgtgtggtgtggtaaGAGGTGGGGGTGGGTGGTGTGGTAAGAGGTGGTGGGTGGTGTGGTAAGAGGTgggggtgtgtggtgtggtaaGAGGTGGGGTGGGTGGTGTGGTAAGATGTgggggtgtgtggtgtggtaaGAGGTGGTGGGTGGTGTGGTAAGATGTgggggtgtgtggtgtggtaaGAGGTGGTGGGTGGTGTGGTAAGAGGTGGGGGTGGGTGGTGTGGTAAGAGGTGGTGGGTGGTGTGGTAAGAGGTgggggtgtgtggtgtggtaagaggtgggggtgtgtggtgtggtaaGAGGTGGGGTGGGTGGTGTGGTAAGATGTGGGGGTGGGTGGTGTGGTAAGAGGTGGTGGGTGGTGTGGTAAGAGGTgggggtgtgtggtgtggtaaGAGGTGGGGTGGGTGGTGTGGTAAGATGTGGGGGTGGGTGGTGTGGTAAGAGGTGGTGGGTGGTGTGGTAAGAGGTGGAGGTGGGTGGTGTGGTAAGAGGTgggggtgtgtggtgtggtaagaggtggtggtgggtggtgtggTAAGAGGTGGTGGTGGGTTTAGGGGGGCTGGGGGGGAGAGGTACTCCTAATAATCTGTCATTTGATCTGATTGTTCAATAGAGTTATTGCAGCGACAAAAAATGATTGACAGGATGGCAGTCTGACAAAATCTTTTTTTTCACGcaaaatataatatttatataCATATCTTCACCTTGAAAAGTAGCCATAATTGTTTAAATCCTTCTTTTACAGTTTGATAGTTCCGAACTGAAAGATGCAATACCCTCTTCACGTATCAACAGAGCCCAGACAAGGCTTTCTCGACATACCAAAATTACCTCCCAGGTTTACCCCAATATTCTTTAACAAGTCTCTTTTTAACTTTACAAATTCTGTACACATGAAAATATTAAATAACAAAACAGACAAGATATCAGCCACATAGGGCTGCTACAGTTTTAAATGAAGACTAAAATATTAACAGAAGATGTAATACTGGAATCCGTTCTTCACTACATAATATCTACAATACCTTTTCTGAATCACACGAATCCCTCCCCCATCTTCAATATCACaatttcatgtaaaaaaaaaactaaaataaacaAATGAACTTACCCAGTTAAAAGACAGCTTAAATTAGCTAGTTAAAGTCTGTACATTTCTGGTCAGTTCTGAAGAGCCCCGTGGTCATGGGTGCGTTATATACATTCTTTAGACTGTATCGGTGAATAGGGTTGGATAAGTGCTGGACATTCCTAGTGTTTGCGGCTGTAAGTGTCTGGATGGTTCGGGCCTGGGGTCCGGGCTGCTTTGCCGTTGCGTTAATGATGCGTCCGCGGTCACGTTGTGGTCCACTCTCTGGGGTTGGACCATAGGAAGTCACTTGGGCATGGTGATCGCTGCATTGGGGTCGGGATTGAACAGCTCCTTGTAGAGCGGGGGGAAGAGCACGTTCACCGTCTCAGGGTGAAGCTGCTGGAAGGCCTGCAGCTCCTCGGTGTGGAGAGTACACACGGCCGACAGCATGGGTATCCGACCAATCAGCTACAGAGGACacagaggggtcagaggtcaaggtTGATGGGTCAAGAAATCCAGATCATAACCTAACTAAAGTCTCAGTATGTACATGAAAACTGCAGCTAAAGTGAAAAGGGTTGTTTGAAACACACTGCCATCGAACAGTGCCTAGGTAATGAACCCCTTTGATGCCAATGTGAAGCCCCACAACTGCTGTACTGTATGAGGCGCTGTGATGCGCCGCGGTGATGCGCCCTACCTTAGCCAGCGCGTCCTCGTCCATGTGGTTCTTCTGCATGATGTGCTGCAGCGCAAAGTAGATCTTCTCCTGGAGCTTTTGCACCTTCCTGGGTTCCATCAGCCATGGACGGTctgacagaggaacacacaccaaCATCACGTCAGTCACTGTGTCTGTCTTACTTATAATAAAGACAGCTTCACGAATGCAGCACATGTCAATCACTGTGTTGACAGCAGCATTCTCCATCCAGGCAGTGCCTCAGTAAGGTCTGCCTGTAGGTGGCAGCAGAAGGTAACTGTGGCCGTGAGTAGTCTGTACTAACCTGTGGAGATGAGCACTGCTGCAGAGAACAGAGCGATCTCCTCCTCAGTGAGCTGCAGAGAGCACAGACTCTTGGCAAAGTCAAACACAGCGCTGACCAGGTCGTCACAGCCTGTGAGAGTTAATAACGAGGCGGTCAATATAGAATAACATGCTGTAGTCTCATAGTTATGCTGTAGTCTCATAGTTATGCTGTAGTCTCATAGTTATGCTGTAGTCTCAGGGTTATACTATAGTCTCATAGTTATACTGTAGTCTCATAGTTCTACTGTAGTCTCATAGTTATACTGTAGTCTCATAGCTATACTGTAGTCTcatagttacagtggggcaaaaaagtatttagtcagccaccaattgtgcaagttctccaacttaaaaagatgagagaggcctgtaattttcatcataggtacacttcaactatgacagacaaaattagaataaaaaaatccagaaaatcacattgtaggatatttaatgaatttatttgcaaattatggtggaaaataagtatttggtcacctacaaacaagcaagatttctggctctcacagacctgtaacttcttctttaagaggctcctctgtcctccactcgttacctgtatactTGCCGTATACTGTAGTCTCATAGTTATGTTGCAGTctcatatttatactgtagtctcatAGTTTACTGTAGTCTCATAGCTATGTTGTAGTCTCATAGTTATACTGTGGTCTCATAGTTATACTGTAGTCTCATAGTTATACTGTAGTCTCATAGTTATGTTGTAGTCTCATAGTTATACTGTAGTCTCATAGTTATGCTGTAGTCTCATAGTTATGTTGTAGTCTCATAGTTATGCTGTAGTCTCATAGTTATGCTGTATTCTCATAGTTATGCTGTAGTCTCATAGTTATACTGTAGTCTCATAGTTATGCTGTAGTCTCATAGTTATACTGTAGTCTCATAGTTATGTTGTAGTCTCATAGTTATGCTGTAGTCTCATAGTTATGCTGTAGTCTCATAGTTATGTTGTAGTCTCATAGTTATGCTGTAGTCTCATAGTTATACTGTAGTCTCATAGTTAAACTGTAGTCTCATAGTTATACTGTAGTCTCATAGTTATACTGTAGTCTCATAGTTATACTGTAGTCTCATAGTTATGCTGTAGTCTCATAGTTATGTTGTCTCATAGTTATGTTGTAGTCTCATAGTTATGCTGTAGTCTCATAGTTATACTGTAGTCTCAGTTATACTGTAGTCTCATAGTTATACTGTAGTCTCAGTTATACTGTAGTCTCATAGTTATACTGTAGTCTCATAGTTATACTGTAGTCTCATAGTTATGCTGTAGTCTCATAGTTATACTGTAGTCTCATAGTTATGCTGTAGTCTCATAGTTATACTCTAGTCTCATAGTTATACTGTAGTCTCATAGTTATACTGTAGTCTCATAGTTATACTGTAGTCTCATAGTTATGTTGTAGTCTCATAGTTATACTGTAGTCTCATAGTTATGCTCTAGTCTCATAGTTATACTCTAGTCTCATAGTTATACTGTAGTCTCATAGTTATACTGTAGTCTCATAGTTATACTGTAGTCTCATAGTTATGTTGTAGTCTCATAGTTATGTTGTAGTCTCATAGTTATGTTGTAGTCTCATAGTTATGTTGTAGTCTCATAGTTATACTGTAGTCTCATAGCTATGTTGTAGTCTCATAGTTATACTGTAGTCTCATAGCTATGTTGTAGTCTCATAGTTATACTGTAGTCTCATAGTTATGATGTAGTCTCATAGCTATGTTGTAGTCTCATAGTTATACTGTAGTCTCATAGCTATGTTGTAGTCTCATAGTTATACTGTAGTCTCATAGCTATGTTGTAGTCTCATAGTTATACTGTAGTCTCATAGCTATGTTGTAGTCTCATAGTTATACTGTAGTCTCATAGTTATGCTGTAGTCTCATAGTTATGCTGTAGTCTCATGAAAAATAAGAATACAGTGAACAGAGAAACACTCATACAAACTATACACTGAAGTGTTTTCCCATCCTACTACAGTTATGTGTGCAATTCTGTTACTTCTATGAATGTAATATGTAACAAATCAGAGTTCAGGGTCAGGTCAGAGACTACCCAATATCTTGTCCAG
It contains:
- the LOC139412310 gene encoding uncharacterized protein; translated protein: MTTGLFRTDQKSPLNPPPPLTTPPTTTSYHTTHPHLLPHHPPPPLTTPPTTSYHTTHPHILPHHPPHLLPHHTPPPLTTPPTTSYHTTHPHILPHHPPHLLPHHTPPPLTTPHTPTSYHTTHHLLPHHPPPPLTTPPTTSYHTTHPHILPHHPPPLTTPHTPTSYHTTHPTSYHTTHPHLLPHHPPPLTTPPTPTSYHTTHPHLLPHHTPPPLTTPHTPTSYHTTHHHLLPHHPPHLLPHHTPPPLTTPHTTTSYHTTHPTSYHTTHPHLLPHHPPPLTTPPTTSYHTTHPHLLPHHPPPPLTTPHTTTSYHTTHHLLPHHPPPPLTTPPTPTSYHTTHPHLLPHHPPPLTTPHTPTSYHTTHHLLPHHPPPHLTTPPTPPLTTPHTTTSYHTTHPHLLPHHPPPSLTTPPTPTSYHTTHPTSYHTTHPHLLPHHPPPPLTTPPT